A DNA window from Candidatus Sulfidibacterium hydrothermale contains the following coding sequences:
- a CDS encoding TraR/DksA family transcriptional regulator — protein MKEEKKTEEKLRYSPEELEEFKQIILEKLEKARADLKLLKEAYTNDSGSDTNDTSPTFKVLEEGQQVLSKEENSRLAARQERFINNLENALIRIKNGTYGICRETGKLISKERLRAVPHATLSIEAKTKMRKNNIND, from the coding sequence ATGAAAGAAGAGAAGAAAACTGAAGAAAAATTAAGGTACTCTCCCGAAGAGCTGGAAGAGTTCAAGCAGATTATTCTGGAAAAACTGGAAAAGGCGCGTGCTGACCTCAAACTACTTAAAGAAGCATACACCAACGACAGTGGTTCGGACACTAATGATACCTCTCCTACTTTTAAAGTGCTGGAAGAAGGTCAACAGGTATTGTCAAAAGAAGAAAACAGCCGGCTGGCTGCTCGCCAGGAACGGTTTATCAACAACCTGGAAAATGCACTGATCCGTATCAAAAACGGAACCTACGGCATCTGCCGCGAAACCGGCAAACTCATCTCCAAAGAGCGCCTGCGTGCCGTTCCGCATGCTACCCTGAGTATTGAAGCAAAAACGAAAATGAGAAAAAACAACATTAACGATTAA
- a CDS encoding lipoprotein signal peptidase, with amino-acid sequence MKKSVLVILTVLVLDQALKFYIKLTMPIGGNVPVIDHWFYLFFTENNGMAFGMQLAGSWGKLALSIFRLLAIGGIGFFLYLLIKNKKKTGLILSMSLIFAGAIGNIIDSAFYGLIFSQSTFHSVATLVPFGHGYAGFLHGKVVDMLYFPLIDIPRSQAPSWLPGFLFGPENHFIFFRPIFNIADASITIGVFWLLLFHRKSLRI; translated from the coding sequence TTGAAAAAATCGGTACTGGTTATTCTGACGGTTCTTGTCCTCGACCAGGCATTGAAGTTTTATATCAAACTTACTATGCCCATTGGCGGAAATGTACCGGTAATTGATCATTGGTTTTATCTTTTCTTTACGGAGAATAACGGAATGGCTTTTGGCATGCAACTGGCCGGAAGCTGGGGAAAACTGGCATTGAGTATTTTCCGGCTGCTCGCCATTGGAGGCATCGGTTTTTTTCTGTATTTACTCATAAAAAACAAGAAAAAAACAGGACTTATTCTTAGCATGTCGCTCATTTTTGCCGGAGCTATTGGAAATATCATCGACAGTGCTTTTTACGGCCTCATTTTTTCTCAAAGCACTTTTCATTCTGTAGCTACCCTGGTACCGTTTGGTCATGGTTACGCCGGATTTTTACACGGAAAAGTTGTGGACATGCTTTATTTTCCGCTGATAGACATTCCGCGTTCACAAGCCCCCTCCTGGTTGCCCGGATTTCTATTTGGTCCGGAAAATCATTTTATTTTTTTCCGTCCGATTTTCAACATTGCCGATGCTTCCATCACCATTGGCGTTTTTTGGCTATTGCTTTTCCACCGGAAAAGTCTTCGAATCTGA
- the atpG gene encoding ATP synthase F1 subunit gamma encodes MANLKEIRTRITSVQSTMQITSAMKMVAAAKLRKAQNAVTTMRPYAAKLQEIMQDLSASLEGSNENIFTTDREPEKVLLVAITSNRGLCGAFNANVVKEVIQLTRTTYTSQTKNGKLDIFCIGKKGADTLKARGFTVKEIETAIFDQLNFEKAVPLAEKMMQQFADGEYDRIVLVYNQFKNAAVQILQTEQFLPVQESKPDESGEKNHKQADYIFEPGKEEIINALIPKTLKVQFYKALLDSFAAEHGARMTAMHQATDNATALLKDLKLTYNKARQASITNEILEIAGAAEALKG; translated from the coding sequence ATGGCGAATTTAAAGGAAATCCGGACCCGAATTACCTCGGTGCAATCGACCATGCAGATTACCAGTGCCATGAAAATGGTAGCTGCTGCCAAATTGCGTAAAGCACAAAATGCCGTGACGACCATGCGCCCTTATGCTGCCAAGTTACAGGAAATTATGCAGGATTTGAGCGCCAGTCTTGAAGGCTCCAACGAAAACATTTTTACCACGGATCGTGAGCCTGAAAAGGTGCTTTTGGTAGCCATTACTTCCAATCGCGGACTTTGCGGTGCTTTCAATGCCAATGTGGTGAAAGAGGTCATTCAGTTAACCCGGACAACCTATACATCACAAACAAAAAACGGAAAGCTTGACATTTTTTGTATCGGTAAAAAAGGAGCCGATACTTTAAAGGCCAGAGGCTTTACCGTTAAAGAAATAGAAACGGCAATATTTGATCAGCTGAATTTTGAAAAGGCTGTTCCGCTGGCAGAAAAAATGATGCAGCAGTTTGCAGACGGAGAATATGATCGCATTGTATTGGTGTATAATCAATTTAAAAATGCAGCGGTGCAGATTCTCCAGACAGAACAGTTTTTGCCGGTACAGGAATCAAAACCGGATGAGTCCGGCGAGAAGAATCACAAACAAGCCGATTATATTTTTGAACCGGGAAAAGAGGAAATTATCAATGCATTGATTCCTAAAACGCTGAAAGTACAGTTTTACAAAGCGCTTCTTGACAGCTTTGCCGCTGAACACGGTGCCCGGATGACGGCGATGCATCAGGCTACCGACAACGCCACTGCGCTGTTGAAAGACCTGAAACTGACGTATAACAAAGCCCGTCAGGCTTCGATTACCAACGAAATATTAGAAATTGCCGGTGCTGCCGAAGCGTTAAAAGGATAA
- the atpA gene encoding F0F1 ATP synthase subunit alpha: MADIKPAEVSAILRKELAGFESEATLEEIGTVLMIGDGIARVYGLSNAEQGELVEFEKNGLLGLVQNLEEDNVGVVLLGEAEDINEGDKVKRTGRIASIKVGEGLLGRVINTIGEPIDGKGPIEGELYEMPLERKAPGVVFRQPVNEPLQTGIKAIDAMIPIGRGQRELIIGDRQTGKTAIAIDTIINQKEFYEKGEPVFCIYVASGQKGSTVAQIQKTLEDHGAMAYTVIVSATASDPAAMQFYAPFAGAAIGEFFRDTGRPALIVYDDLSKQAVAYREVSLLLRRPPGREAYPGDVFYLHSRLLERAAKIIDSDEIAQKMNNIPESIKHMVKGGGSLTALPIIETQAGDVSAYIPTNVISITDGQIFLETALFNSGIRPAINVGISVSRVGGSAQIKSMKKVAGTLKLDQAQFRELEAFSKFGSDLDAATLNVLEKGRRNVEILKQHQYSPMKVEEQIAILFCGTNNLLRDVPIEKVHDFEENYLAVMRDKHSDVLAELKEGKLTDKAIETMKKVAADITGRYKK; this comes from the coding sequence ATGGCAGACATCAAACCGGCTGAAGTATCAGCCATACTGCGAAAAGAACTGGCAGGCTTTGAATCGGAAGCCACACTCGAAGAAATAGGTACCGTACTTATGATCGGTGATGGAATTGCCCGTGTTTACGGTCTCTCCAATGCTGAACAGGGCGAGCTGGTTGAGTTTGAAAAAAATGGCCTTCTCGGTCTGGTACAAAATCTTGAAGAAGATAATGTCGGCGTGGTTTTGCTTGGCGAAGCCGAAGATATCAACGAAGGCGATAAAGTAAAACGTACCGGCCGAATTGCTTCCATAAAAGTAGGCGAAGGTTTGCTGGGGCGCGTGATCAATACCATTGGTGAACCCATCGATGGAAAAGGTCCCATTGAAGGAGAGTTGTATGAAATGCCGCTCGAACGCAAAGCGCCGGGCGTGGTATTTCGTCAGCCGGTAAATGAGCCGCTGCAAACCGGTATTAAAGCCATTGACGCCATGATTCCTATTGGCCGTGGTCAGCGTGAGCTGATTATCGGCGACCGTCAGACCGGAAAAACAGCCATTGCTATTGATACGATCATTAACCAGAAAGAGTTTTACGAAAAAGGAGAACCGGTATTTTGTATTTATGTGGCTTCGGGACAAAAAGGTTCGACGGTGGCACAAATACAAAAAACGCTTGAAGACCACGGTGCCATGGCTTATACCGTGATTGTTTCGGCTACCGCTTCTGACCCGGCTGCCATGCAGTTCTATGCTCCTTTTGCCGGTGCTGCTATCGGTGAATTTTTCCGCGATACCGGCCGTCCGGCACTGATCGTTTACGACGACCTTTCGAAACAGGCGGTGGCTTACCGCGAAGTGTCCTTGTTGCTGCGTCGTCCTCCGGGACGTGAAGCTTACCCCGGCGATGTGTTTTATCTTCACTCCCGCCTGCTTGAGCGTGCGGCCAAAATCATCGATTCTGATGAGATTGCGCAGAAAATGAATAACATTCCCGAAAGTATCAAACACATGGTAAAAGGGGGTGGTTCACTAACGGCTTTGCCGATTATTGAAACCCAGGCCGGCGACGTATCGGCTTACATCCCGACCAATGTGATTTCTATTACCGACGGACAGATCTTCCTGGAAACTGCATTGTTTAACTCCGGAATCCGTCCGGCTATTAATGTGGGAATTTCCGTATCGCGTGTAGGAGGTTCGGCACAGATTAAATCCATGAAAAAAGTAGCCGGAACACTGAAACTTGACCAGGCCCAGTTCCGCGAACTGGAAGCTTTCTCCAAGTTTGGTTCTGACCTGGATGCCGCTACGCTGAATGTGCTTGAAAAAGGACGCCGTAATGTGGAAATACTGAAACAGCATCAGTATTCGCCCATGAAAGTAGAAGAGCAGATTGCTATTCTTTTCTGCGGAACCAATAACCTGCTTCGTGATGTTCCCATCGAGAAAGTACATGACTTTGAAGAGAACTATCTTGCTGTAATGCGGGATAAACACAGCGATGTGCTGGCAGAACTGAAAGAAGGAAAACTGACGGATAAAGCCATCGAAACCATGAAAAAAGTGGCGGCCGATATCACCGGACGTTATAAAAAGTAA
- the atpH gene encoding ATP synthase F1 subunit delta — MRVNLLAKRYAQALFGLALENKTEEKIAEDMRLVGRVLGENRELRRVMSNPVLQDEKKVKILYRLFEKNISKLTLRFFDLLIRKRREVYLDAICVAFEEIYLDYKNIVKAELITATGADEKIRKQVIEKLKSITDKKIELSDKTDADLIGGFVARLGDYQYDASVATQLRKLRKSYAEQLK, encoded by the coding sequence ATGAGAGTCAATTTGTTAGCAAAAAGATACGCTCAGGCCCTTTTCGGCCTTGCCCTTGAAAATAAAACGGAAGAAAAAATAGCCGAAGATATGCGCTTGGTGGGCAGGGTGTTGGGTGAAAATCGTGAATTGCGGCGTGTGATGTCCAATCCGGTTTTGCAGGATGAGAAAAAGGTGAAGATTCTTTACCGTCTTTTTGAAAAAAATATTTCCAAACTTACTCTTCGGTTTTTCGATTTGCTGATTCGCAAAAGACGTGAAGTGTATCTCGATGCCATTTGCGTTGCTTTTGAGGAAATTTACCTTGATTACAAAAATATTGTGAAAGCAGAGCTGATTACGGCTACGGGAGCAGATGAGAAAATAAGAAAACAGGTGATTGAAAAATTAAAATCAATTACCGATAAAAAAATAGAATTGTCCGATAAAACTGATGCGGATTTGATCGGTGGTTTTGTAGCCCGGCTTGGTGATTATCAATATGATGCCAGCGTGGCGACTCAACTGCGCAAATTGCGTAAAAGTTATGCGGAACAATTAAAATAA
- the atpF gene encoding F0F1 ATP synthase subunit B, which translates to MQLINPGIGLVFWMTVAFLMVLFILGKFAWPAILKGLKEREQSIQEALDAAKEAQEQMKRLKMDNEKMLKEAMEERDEILAEARKMKDKIISEAKEKAEKEAAGIVENAKEKINNEKTAALREIKSTVAEYSIEIAEKILREELKDKARQKAYIEKLLEETHLN; encoded by the coding sequence ATGCAACTGATTAATCCCGGAATCGGCCTTGTCTTTTGGATGACGGTGGCCTTTTTGATGGTTTTGTTTATTCTTGGCAAGTTTGCCTGGCCGGCTATTCTGAAAGGATTGAAAGAGCGTGAGCAAAGCATTCAGGAAGCGCTTGATGCGGCTAAAGAAGCGCAGGAACAAATGAAGCGGCTGAAAATGGACAACGAAAAAATGCTCAAAGAAGCTATGGAAGAGCGTGACGAAATTCTTGCCGAGGCCCGTAAAATGAAAGATAAAATTATCAGCGAAGCCAAAGAAAAAGCCGAAAAAGAAGCTGCTGGCATTGTGGAAAATGCTAAAGAAAAGATCAATAACGAAAAAACAGCAGCTTTGCGCGAGATCAAATCAACGGTGGCTGAATATTCCATCGAGATTGCAGAAAAAATTCTTAGGGAAGAACTTAAAGACAAAGCCAGACAAAAAGCTTATATCGAAAAACTTCTCGAAGAAACTCATTTAAATTAA
- a CDS encoding IS4 family transposase, with protein MKNTNVSSKDSHLVSVLKEHFEGRLNLARIKFISLFIIALTKVRTVHFESLARGFDTQAEESSSLRRIQRFISSYSLDSDLIAKLIFSLLPHKERLTLSIDRTNWKFGKTDINIFMLGIVYQGVAFPLLFSMLKKRGNSNSQERINLIERYINLFGKGTIECIVADREFVGEKWLKYLNNNNLHYYIRIRNNFKVFVPRKNKTIKAFWLFNAFRINEFVYYPNIVEVNGQLCYLSGSKLHNGEYLILVSFTKPEKADDYYKQRWQIEMTFKAMKSSGFDIEKTHLSDIKRIEKLVLLIMVAFVWVYKVGIHIHQNIKPIKIKKHGRKAKTIFKTGLDFITKCFLNDSYTPEFNIFQFLSCT; from the coding sequence ATGAAGAATACCAATGTCAGCAGTAAAGATAGTCATTTAGTTTCAGTTTTAAAGGAACATTTTGAAGGCAGGCTGAATTTAGCCCGGATAAAATTCATATCATTATTCATTATTGCTTTAACAAAAGTAAGGACTGTTCATTTTGAGAGCCTGGCAAGGGGATTTGATACTCAGGCAGAAGAAAGTTCTTCCTTGCGCCGTATCCAACGATTTATCTCATCCTATTCTCTTGATTCTGATTTAATCGCAAAATTAATTTTCAGTTTATTGCCCCACAAAGAACGATTAACACTTTCTATTGACAGAACCAATTGGAAGTTTGGCAAAACAGACATAAACATCTTTATGCTTGGCATAGTGTATCAGGGAGTAGCCTTTCCATTATTGTTCAGTATGTTAAAAAAACGGGGTAATTCCAATTCGCAGGAAAGGATAAACCTGATTGAACGATACATCAACCTTTTTGGAAAAGGTACGATAGAATGTATTGTTGCAGACCGGGAATTTGTTGGTGAAAAATGGCTTAAGTATCTTAACAATAATAACCTGCACTATTATATTCGTATCAGAAATAATTTTAAAGTTTTTGTTCCCAGAAAGAATAAAACCATTAAGGCATTTTGGTTATTCAATGCATTCAGGATAAATGAGTTTGTATATTACCCCAACATTGTAGAAGTAAACGGACAGTTGTGCTATTTGTCCGGAAGCAAATTACATAACGGAGAATATCTAATTCTGGTATCATTTACCAAACCGGAAAAGGCTGATGATTACTATAAACAACGATGGCAAATAGAAATGACCTTTAAAGCCATGAAATCAAGCGGTTTCGATATTGAAAAAACACACCTTTCAGATATCAAAAGAATTGAAAAACTCGTCTTGTTGATTATGGTTGCTTTTGTCTGGGTTTACAAAGTGGGTATTCATATCCATCAAAATATCAAACCGATTAAAATTAAAAAACACGGTAGAAAAGCAAAAACAATCTTTAAAACAGGTCTCGACTTTATTACAAAATGCTTTCTTAATGATAGTTATACTCCTGAGTTCAATATCTTCCAATTTTTGTCATGTACTTAG
- the atpE gene encoding ATP synthase F0 subunit C, with protein MHLLTVLMEAVASLVPYAKMGAGLGAGIAAVGAGIGIGQIGRGAVEAIARQPEAVGDIRSNMIVSAALIEGVAFGAIVVCLLILFV; from the coding sequence ATGCATTTATTAACTGTTTTAATGGAAGCTGTAGCCAGTCTCGTTCCTTATGCAAAAATGGGAGCCGGACTTGGTGCAGGAATTGCTGCTGTAGGAGCCGGTATCGGTATCGGACAAATTGGTCGTGGTGCCGTGGAAGCTATTGCCCGTCAGCCTGAGGCTGTTGGTGACATCCGCTCCAACATGATTGTGTCTGCAGCACTTATCGAAGGGGTTGCCTTCGGTGCTATTGTAGTTTGTTTGTTAATCCTTTTTGTTTAA
- the atpB gene encoding F0F1 ATP synthase subunit A produces the protein MIRKIPATQIVTFLLFFLFILLVPNGSLRAKEVAAAKKESSVKNEEMDIGDMIMEHVVDSYEWHLWTYKDHPVAIYLPVILYDNGHWIVFSSKHLYHGNGHYKGYYIAEDGTNIGKVVHKVNGVEVLPQWDLSITKTILAIFINALIVVLIFLSVAKAYKKRKNQAPKGLQSLLEPLILFIRDDVAKASIGEEKYERYLPYLMTLFFFILFSNLFGIFPIFPGGANVTGNIAVTGVMAFFTFVITTVSGNKHYWTDIFNTPGVPWWLKIPVPLMPFVEVLGIFTKPFVLAVRLFANMVSGHIVLAGFISLIFIFGKIAVGLGYGVSVFSMAFAIFLDLLEVLVAFIQAYVFVLLSALYFGMATEVPEHH, from the coding sequence ATGATAAGAAAAATACCTGCCACCCAGATAGTTACCTTTCTTTTGTTTTTTCTGTTCATTTTGCTTGTGCCTAATGGTTCTTTAAGAGCAAAGGAAGTAGCTGCTGCAAAAAAAGAATCTTCGGTTAAAAACGAAGAGATGGATATCGGCGACATGATCATGGAGCATGTGGTTGATTCGTATGAGTGGCATTTATGGACCTACAAAGATCATCCGGTAGCCATTTATCTTCCGGTGATTCTTTATGACAACGGACATTGGATTGTTTTTTCTTCCAAACATCTGTATCACGGAAACGGACATTACAAAGGATACTATATTGCCGAAGACGGAACCAACATCGGAAAAGTGGTTCATAAAGTAAACGGGGTGGAGGTTTTACCGCAGTGGGATCTCTCGATCACCAAAACCATTCTGGCCATTTTTATTAATGCTTTGATTGTTGTTTTGATCTTTCTTTCGGTGGCCAAAGCGTACAAAAAACGGAAAAATCAGGCGCCGAAAGGATTACAGTCGCTGCTTGAACCTTTGATTCTCTTTATCCGGGATGATGTGGCCAAAGCCTCTATTGGTGAAGAAAAATACGAACGGTATTTGCCGTATCTGATGACGTTGTTCTTTTTTATCCTGTTCAGTAACCTGTTCGGGATTTTCCCCATTTTTCCGGGAGGCGCTAACGTAACCGGTAATATTGCGGTTACGGGCGTCATGGCCTTTTTTACTTTTGTTATTACGACGGTCAGCGGGAATAAACATTACTGGACCGATATTTTTAATACGCCCGGTGTGCCGTGGTGGCTGAAAATTCCGGTTCCGTTGATGCCGTTTGTGGAGGTGTTGGGTATTTTTACCAAACCCTTTGTGCTGGCTGTCCGTCTTTTTGCCAATATGGTTTCCGGACATATTGTACTGGCCGGATTTATCAGCCTGATTTTTATTTTTGGAAAAATTGCTGTCGGATTGGGTTATGGGGTATCGGTATTTTCCATGGCATTTGCCATTTTCCTCGACTTGCTCGAAGTGTTGGTGGCTTTCATTCAGGCGTATGTGTTTGTGCTGCTTTCGGCACTTTATTTTGGAATGGCAACGGAAGTGCCTGAACATCATTAA
- a CDS encoding nuclear transport factor 2 family protein: MKRIFILLAGVFFLFTACKQTGTSHKPTVEESKKAVANVLEKYVIANENQDFPMIEQIWASDSDIILFGTNSEEKLMGWQNIKKAIQNQFKAISETYISPQQQYIKIGPCQKTAWFAEILNYNFVYQGKARSFEGLRFTGVLEKRKGVWKIVQAHLSIPGHVNLRTVH; this comes from the coding sequence ATGAAACGTATTTTTATTTTGCTGGCAGGTGTATTCTTTTTATTTACAGCCTGTAAACAAACCGGCACATCCCACAAACCTACCGTGGAAGAAAGCAAAAAAGCAGTGGCCAACGTTTTGGAAAAATATGTCATTGCCAACGAAAACCAGGATTTTCCCATGATTGAACAAATCTGGGCCTCCGACAGCGATATTATTTTATTCGGAACCAATTCGGAAGAAAAGCTCATGGGTTGGCAAAACATCAAAAAGGCCATTCAAAACCAGTTCAAAGCCATCAGCGAAACGTATATTTCGCCACAACAACAGTACATCAAAATTGGCCCCTGCCAGAAAACAGCCTGGTTTGCCGAGATTTTGAATTACAATTTCGTTTACCAGGGAAAAGCCCGCAGTTTTGAAGGACTACGCTTTACCGGCGTACTCGAAAAACGAAAGGGTGTCTGGAAGATCGTACAGGCCCATCTTTCCATTCCGGGACACGTCAACCTGCGAACCGTTCATTAA